GTTGACCGGCGCACGGGTCGACCTCGAGGGCGCGGAGTTGACGATTTACGTGGAGATCCTGGATCGAGCGTGCCTGTTGTACGTCGATCGGATGTCCGGACCTGGTGGGCTGCCTGCCGGTGTGTCCGGTCGGGTGGCGTGCCTGATGTCGGGTGGGTTGGACTCACCCGTCGCGGCCTACCGGATGATGAAACGCGGGGCGTACGTCGTCTTTGTGCATTTTCACAGCCATCCCTTGGTCTCGCGCGCCTCGTCCGACAAGGCTAAGGAGTTGGCCGAGTGGCTGACCCAGTACCAATACGCCTCGCGTCTGTTTTTGGTCCCATTCGGCGAGGTCCAGCGCGAGGTCGTCCTGGCGGTCCCGGCTCCGCTGCGCGTGATCGTCTACCGCCGGCTGATGGTGCGGATCGCCGAGGCCATCGCGCGAACCGTCCGCGCGCAAGCCTTGGTGACGGGCGAAGCCCTGGGCCAGGTGGCGTCCCAGACCTTGTCGAACATGACGACGGTTGACGCCGCGGCCACGATGCCGATCCTGAGGCCCCTGGTCGGGATGGACAAGGAGGAGATCGTGCACCAGGCGCAGGCCATCGGCACGTACGAGATTTCGATTCAACCGGACGAGGATTGCTGCTCGCTGTTTACACCCAAACACCCCGCCACGGCCTCGACCACGCGCGAGTTGGAAGCCGCGGAGGCCCTGCTGGACGTGTCCGGGTTGGTGCGGATGGCGGTGAAACACACCGAAGAAACGCGGTACGCCTACCCGCCGCAAAAGGCTGGTCTCCAGGTCTAACAGGGTGCTGAAAAAGTCCTATGATTGAGAGTCCCACCCTGGTATACTGGCGCCGTCCCTTCGGAGGAGCGCCCATGCGTGGCAGCCAGGAGCCCCAGAGCGGGTTGTTCAGTTACGTGGCCCCGGA
The sequence above is a segment of the Nitrospirota bacterium genome. Coding sequences within it:
- the thiI gene encoding tRNA uracil 4-sulfurtransferase ThiI; translation: MRYALVHYHELTLKKGNRGYFVRRLIRNLQRGLAGTGAGTIAQTGARFLIDLPDKADEAQVRARLARTFGIANFAIAQSIPLDMDALGRAVEELVKTRSFASFRISAKRSNKTFARSSNQINVELGALVQRLTGARVDLEGAELTIYVEILDRACLLYVDRMSGPGGLPAGVSGRVACLMSGGLDSPVAAYRMMKRGAYVVFVHFHSHPLVSRASSDKAKELAEWLTQYQYASRLFLVPFGEVQREVVLAVPAPLRVIVYRRLMVRIAEAIARTVRAQALVTGEALGQVASQTLSNMTTVDAAATMPILRPLVGMDKEEIVHQAQAIGTYEISIQPDEDCCSLFTPKHPATASTTRELEAAEALLDVSGLVRMAVKHTEETRYAYPPQKAGLQV